One stretch of Malus domestica chromosome 14, GDT2T_hap1 DNA includes these proteins:
- the LOC103455012 gene encoding cycloeucalenol cycloisomerase-like, with the protein MGGKEEPDCYSSLWLAPNPSKRWGELFFLLYTPFWLTLCLGIVVPFKLYESFTELEYLLIGLVSAVPAFLLPMLFVGKADSSLAWKDRYWVKASVWIIIFSYVGNYFWTHYFFTVLGASYTFPSWKMNNVPHTTFLLTHVCFLFYHVTSNITLRRLRHFTAEWPEQVQWVAEAAWILAFSYFIAYLETVAISNFPYYQFVDRASMYTVGSLFYAIYFIVSFPMFLRIDEKPGDPWDLPRAAIDALGAAMLVTIILDLWRIFLGPIVPIPETKQCLQPGLPWFPGHAAQI; encoded by the exons ATGGGCG GTAAAGAAGAACCGGATTGTTATTCGAGTTTATGGTTGGCTCCGAATCCAAGCAAGAGATGGGGGGagctcttcttccttctctacACTCCTTTCTGGCTCACTCTCTGCTTGGGAATCGTCGTGCCCTTCAAGCTCTACGAG AGCTTTACAGAATTGGAGTATTTGCTAATTGGATTGGTTTCCGCAGTCCCTGCGTTTTTGTTGCCAATGCTCTTCGTCGGGAAG GCGGATAGCAGCTTGGCTTGGAAGGATCGTTATTGGGTCAAG GCCAGCGTGTGGATAATAATTTTTAGCTATGTTGGGAATTACTTTTGGACCCACTATTTCTTCACCGTTTTGGGAGCTTCGTATACTTTCCCATCATGGAAGATGAACAAT GTACCCCACACTACCTTCCTTCTCACACATGTTTGCTTCCTATTTTATCATGTCACATCAAATATAACACTTCGCAGACTACGCCATTTTACTGCTGAATGGCCAGAACAAGTTCAATGGGTTGCTGAGGCTGCATGGATTTTGGCTTTTTCTTATTTCATCGCATACCTGGAGACTGTAGCTATTTCTAAC TTCCCTTACTATCAATTTGTGGACCGGGCGTCTATGTATACAGTTGGTTCCTTGTTTTATGCGATATACTTCATCGTTAGCTTTCCCATGTTTCTTAG GATCGATGAGAAGCCTGGCGATCCATGGGACTTGCCTAGAGCGGCCATTGATGCTCTGGGCGCCGCAATGCTGGTGACAATCATACTAGATCTGTGGCGCATCTTTCTGGGACCTATTGTCCCaattccagaaacaaaacagtgTCTTCAACCTGGACTGCCATGGTTCCCGGGACACGCTGCCCAAATTTGA
- the LOC103424454 gene encoding protein ROOT INITIATION DEFECTIVE 3-like isoform X1, which produces MPKTWRGDDKSLSCMLLSDDGSLLVSGSDDGMICVWNLISLLDVENVESFPSPLHYSTEHKSAIAGLLTTSGISSPVLISSSLDGSCKVWDLVLGNLMHTLVYPPGITAVALHPKKQLIFSGSIDGRIFVNKLEIGLVEDYLVGAEDQSPVLKGHNGSVTALTFSESGLISASEDCTICIWDISSCEIIRRFNHQKGPVTNLAVIPQSSLLPVSNHRKKSNAFGVSVLGKHPQPANSSNEKITLFSPCHSRKPNLHQFPDH; this is translated from the exons ATGCCCAAAACTTGGCGTGGAGATGATAAATCTTTGAGCTGCATGCTGCTTTCGGATGATGGTTCTCTTCTTGTTTCTGGTTCAGATGATGGGATGATATGCGTGTGGAACTTGATTAG TTTGCTGGATGTAGAAAATGTTGAAAGCTTTCCGTCACCATTACATTATTCAACGGAGCATAAATCCGCTATAGCTGGCTTGTTAACTACATCAGGCATCTCAAGTCCAGTGTTAATATCAAGCTCACTTGATGGCTCGTGCAAG GTTTGGGATTTAGTCTTGGGAAACCTCATGCATACTCTAGTTTATCCACCAGGGATAACTGCAGTTGCTCTTCACCCAAAGAAGCAGTTAATTTTCTCCGGAAGTATAGACGGAAGAATTTTTGTGAACAAACTCGAAATCGGACTGGTAGAGGATTATTTGGTTGGTGCTGAAGATCAATCACCTGTGCTAAAAGGACACAA CGGATCTGTTACTGCATTAACCTTCAGCGAATCTGGTTTGATATCCGCATCTGAGGACTGCACCATCTGCATTTGGGATATCAGCAGTTGTGAAATCATCCGAAGATTCAACCATCAGAAAG GGCCTGTAACTAATCTGGCAGTGATTCCACAGTCCTCGTTGCTTCCTGTGTCAAACCATCGTAAAAAGTCTAATGCATTTGGTGTTTCTGTGCTCGGTAAGCATCCACAACCTGCCAACTCATCCAACGAGAAGATCACTCTTTTTTCACCATGCCACTCCCGGAAACCAAATCTCCATCAATTTCCAGACCACTGA
- the LOC103424454 gene encoding protein ROOT INITIATION DEFECTIVE 3-like isoform X2, producing the protein MPKTWRGDDKSLSCMLLSDDGSLLVSGSDDGMICVWNLISLLDVENVESFPSPLHYSTEHKSAIAGLLTTSGISSPVLISSSLDGSCKVWDLVLGNLMHTLVYPPGITAVALHPKKQLIFSGSIDGRIFVNKLEIGLVEDYLVGAEDQSPVLKGHNGSVTALTFSESGLISASEDCTICIWDISSCEIIRRFNHQKGMHKCHCSRVYTPVALMQ; encoded by the exons ATGCCCAAAACTTGGCGTGGAGATGATAAATCTTTGAGCTGCATGCTGCTTTCGGATGATGGTTCTCTTCTTGTTTCTGGTTCAGATGATGGGATGATATGCGTGTGGAACTTGATTAG TTTGCTGGATGTAGAAAATGTTGAAAGCTTTCCGTCACCATTACATTATTCAACGGAGCATAAATCCGCTATAGCTGGCTTGTTAACTACATCAGGCATCTCAAGTCCAGTGTTAATATCAAGCTCACTTGATGGCTCGTGCAAG GTTTGGGATTTAGTCTTGGGAAACCTCATGCATACTCTAGTTTATCCACCAGGGATAACTGCAGTTGCTCTTCACCCAAAGAAGCAGTTAATTTTCTCCGGAAGTATAGACGGAAGAATTTTTGTGAACAAACTCGAAATCGGACTGGTAGAGGATTATTTGGTTGGTGCTGAAGATCAATCACCTGTGCTAAAAGGACACAA CGGATCTGTTACTGCATTAACCTTCAGCGAATCTGGTTTGATATCCGCATCTGAGGACTGCACCATCTGCATTTGGGATATCAGCAGTTGTGAAATCATCCGAAGATTCAACCATCAGAAAG GCATGCATAAATGTCATTGTTCACGAGTCTACACGCCAGTTGCATTGATGCAGTAA